The proteins below come from a single Alligator mississippiensis isolate rAllMis1 chromosome 2, rAllMis1, whole genome shotgun sequence genomic window:
- the LOC109285218 gene encoding uncharacterized protein LOC109285218, which yields MQEASWSARTARMQTRAGSRLLAPFPSFLNGHLPGPRACTCYTQRPLRASQLPKCPCPHRKYRGSELELKSSVSVVKPARAASNLSSWVHISILWLALAIRHDLHEEEGVRLPAACGCQGPLKGGSCDRQSSSTVLSWCPCNPAPSLIALSLGRACGGCCLCTRLPSWTSLVPGLRTRMSFPLSLSLGTPFPSQVSLLLSQLPAFPLGSDLVHPNAVSVNSPTGSRRAPWGKIMARSRSYLVPVFSLSVSLLPFVWLSFPHSSLCPSPSPKSFLPTLLSASPSPSFPAVSVGSPRQGSLQQAGIADGTICSQAYGMHT from the coding sequence ATGCAAGAGGCATCTTGGTCCGCAAGAACCGCGCGCATGCAGACCCGAGCCGGCTCCCGACTTCTGGCACCTTTCCCCAGTTTCCTGAATGGCCACCTCCCGGGTCCTAGGGCTTGCACCTGCTACACACAGCGGCCACTGAGAGCCAGCCAGCTGCCTAAGTGCCCCTGCCCACACAGGAAATACCGTGGAAGTGAACTTGAGCTCAAAAGCAGCGTCTCTGTGGTCAAGCCTGCCCGGGCAGCGTCAAACCTGAGCAGCTGGGTGCATATCTCAATCCTGTGGCTCGCTCTAGCCATTAGGCACGACCTCCACGAGGAGGAGGGGGTCCGGCTGCCAGCTGCTTGCGGCTGCCAAGGGCCTCTGAAAGGAGGGAGCTGTGACCGGCAGAGCAGCTCCACTGTGCTGTCTTGGTGCCCGTGCAATCCTGCACCGTCTCTGATCGCCTTATCCCTGGGGAGGGCCTGCGGGGGATGTTGCCTATGCACACGCCTGCCGTCGTGGACTTCGCTTGTGCCTGGCCTCCGCACAAGGATGAGCTTTCCCCTCAGTCTCTCACTTGGCACTCCCTTCCCATCTCaagtctctctcctcctctcccagctTCCGGCTTTCCCCTTAGGTTCAGACCTGGTGCATCCTAACGCTGTGTCTGTGAACAGCCCCACTGGCTCCAGGAGGGCTCCTTGGGGGAAAATAATGGCCAGATCAAGGTCATATCTAGTCCCTGTCTTTTCTTTATCAGtctctcttcttccctttgtTTGGCTTTCCTTTCCACACTCCTCTTTatgtccctctccttcccccaagtCTTTTCTTCCTACCCTCCTCtctgcatccccttcccccagtttTCCAGCCGTCTCTgtaggcagccccaggcagggcagtTTACAACAAGCAGGTATAGCAGATGGCACTATTTGTAGCCAGGCCTATGGCATGCACACCTGA
- the BMP4 gene encoding bone morphogenetic protein 4, with protein sequence MTAGNRALMVLLFCQALLGGASHASLTPEPGRRQPASGAAPGPRGAASHALLRGFEATLLQMFGLRRRPQPGPAAVVPAYMLDLYRLQAGEDEDEDRDRDRDPHRGARLRYPERSASRANTVRSFHHEEHLENLSGPSAAPRLRFVFNLSSVPDNEVVSSAELRLYREQVWEQSPGWERGFHRINVYEVMKPLSEERGQMITRLLDTRLVHHNETRWESFDVSPAVIRWTKDKQPNHGLAVEVVHLGQTPAHQGKHVRISRSLPQGDGDWAQLRPLLVTFSHDGKGHALVRRAKRSPKHQRPRKNKKNCRRHALYVDFSDVGWNDWIVAPPGYQAFYCHGDCPFPLADHLNSTNHAIVQTLVNSVNASIPKACCVPTELSAISMLYLDEYDKVVLKNYQEMVVEGCGCR encoded by the exons ATGACCGCTGGTAACCGCGCGCTGATGGTCCTGCTGTTTTGCCAAGCGCTGCTCGGGGGCGCCAGCCATGCCAGCCTGACCCCCGAGCCGGGCCGCAGGCAGCCCGCGTCCGGAGCCGCGCCGGGGCCGCGGGGGGCGGCCAGCCATGCGCTCTTGCGGGGCTTCGAGGCCACGCTGCTGCAGATGTTCGGGCTGCGAAGGcggccccagcccggccccgccgccgtcGTGCCCGCCTACATGCTGGACCTCTACCGCCTGCAGGCGGGcgaggacgaggacgaggaccgggaccgggaccgggacccgCACCGGGGCGCCCGCCTGCGCTACCCCGAGAGGTCGGCCAGCCGCGCCAACACCGTGAGGAGCTTCCACCACGAAG agcATTTGGAGAACCTCTCCGGGCCCAGCGCCGCCCCCCGCCTTCGCTTCGTCTTCAACCTCAGCAGCGTGCCCGACAACGAAGTGGTCTCTTCGGCGGAGCTGAGGCTGTACCGGGAGCAGGTCTGGGAGCAGAGCCCCGGCTGGGAGAGGGGCTTCCACCGCATCAACGTTTACGAAGTCATGAAGCCCCTTTCCGAGGAGCGGGGGCAAATGATCACGAGACTACTGGACACGCGGCTGGTGCATCACAACGAGACGCGGTGGGAGAGCTTCGACGTGAGCCCCGCCGTCATCCGGTGGACCAAGGACAAGCAGCCCAATCACGGCCTGGCGGTGGAGGTGGTCCACCTCGGCCAGACGCCCGCGCATCAGGGCAAACACGTCAGGATTAGCCGATCTTTACCTCAAGGGGACGGGGACTGGGCTCAGCTGCGGCCCCTGCTGGTGACTTTCAGCCACGATGGCAAGGGCCACGCGCTGGTGCGGAGAGCCAAACGCAGCCCCAAGCACCAGCGGCCCCGCAAGAACAAAAAGAACTGCCGGCGCCACGCGCTCTATGTGGATTTCAGCGACGTGGGCTGGAACGACTGGATCGTGGCCCCGCCTGGGTACCAGGCCTTTTACTGCCACGGGGactgccccttccctctggcCGACCACCTGAACTCCACCAACCACGCCATCGTGCAGACCCTGGTCAACTCCGTCAACGCCAGCATCCCCAAGGCGTGCTGCGTGCCCACCGAGCTCAGCGCCATCTCCATGCTCTACCTAGATGAGTATGACAAAGTGGTCCTGAAAAACTACCAGGAGATGGTGGTGGAGGGGTGCGGGTGCCGCTGA